In Thermoanaerobacterium xylanolyticum LX-11, the genomic window ATAGAAATTATAAGACTTAAATGTTGCAAAAAAATTAAAAAAATGTGTGATTTCTGTGTGAAAAAAAAGCAACCAGCATACGCTGATTGCCTTTTTTCAATGAAATATAAATCATAATTTCAACAAGCATCAATTAACTTTTTTCTTGACGTATTCGTACATGGCTTCAATAAAATCAACAGCATTTTGAAATCATCCATAGACTCTTATGCCTTCTTTCTGAACATTTTTGTAGAATGGAAGCATCTTCACAAAAATCACACCTTGCCATTTAATTTTGAAAGATATCCTTCAATTCAATTTCAAATGATTCAAAAATCCTAAACTTTATATTGTCTTCTTCTGAATACACTTCAGGTCTTTTGTATTTGCCATCTTCACCTAAATAGTAAGACAATACAGTTTTTTCATCAGGAAATACGATCCAATACTCTTTTACCCCCGCTTTTTCGTACAAATAGAATTTTTCCTTTAAGTCTCTCTTTAATGTTGAAGGAGAAACTACCTCTATAATCATATCTGGACTTCCTTTACAGCCTTTATCATCCAGCTTACTTGGATCACACACTATCACTATGTCAGGCTGAACTACATTTGTCACATCATCATCGCTAACATTTTCAGCAAACAATCTTACATCAAATGGAGCGCTGTAAACTTCACAAGCCTTTCCTTTTAGATAATTATGGATAGAGGCAAATAATTCTCCTACAACTTTCTGATGTTTCCGCGTCGGTGATGGACTCATATTATATGGAACTCCTTCTATAAGCTCCCATCTCTCATCATTAGTCCAGCTCAAATAATCTTTATATGTGTATTTTATATGTTCATCTTTATCTGCAACTGCCATATTATTTCACCTCTTTTAATAACAAAACTATCCGAATATACTTTATAATAATTATACCACTAATTGTAAATTTAAAACTATTCTTAATCATGACTACAGTTTAAAGGATATTTTATTATGAAGCTTACGCCTTTTTCTCTATTTACAGCTTTTATCTCACCTTTATAAAAGTCTATGATTTTTTTCGATATGGCAAGTCCTAAACCGAAATTTCCCGTCTTATCCTTGTACATCCTATCAAATATATGTTTCATGTGCTTTTCATCTATCTTTGGTCCATCATTATATATTTCAAGATATGCATACTGGCCATCTTTTTTTAGTGTCACTTTTATCACTTCATTGGCATACCTTAGGGCATTGTCAAGGATGTTTTCTATGCTGACTTCTATCTTGTCCCTGTCGCCCTTTATTATCACCTCATCTAAGCTTAAGTCCCATTCAATACTGCTTTTTATGATTTCAAACCTGCTTATTATGTTGCTCACAAGATCTTTTAAATTTATATAGTCAGTTTTGGTGTCGTTCTCCAGTACATAATCAAGGGTGTTCAAATACAGCATCTGGTTTATTTTCTTTTGAAGCCTTATGGCTTCGTCCTTTATTATGCCGGCAGTCTTTTCCAATGAATCGATGTACACACCGTCTATTATGGCATCTGCATGGCTCATTATCACCATGACAGGTGTCTTTAGATCGTGTGATATGCTTTGCAAAAACATTTTTTCCTCTTCGTCAGCCCTTTTTAGCTCTTTCTGCATAATATTCATGGAATTTGCCAGCATACCTATCTCATCTTCTCTATCTAAGTTTATAGGTTCTTTCCAGTCTTTATGAGCTATCCTCATTGTGTACTCTTCTAATTTTTTTAGGGGCTTTGAGATGTATCCTGCGATGATTATAGACGTAAAAAATCCAATGATGATGAATATTATTCCTACAGCAATGACCAGATAAAGAATGGTATTGTCCACGATATTTGGCACATACGATATAAGATAAGCTTTATTAGACGAATCGTAATTTACTGTGCTTATTATGAAGAAGTACTCCATGTTGTCATAAACTTCTCTATAAAGCTTCTCATTCATGTTTCCGCCTTTTATAAAACTGGACATCCAAAGCTTAACGCCAAGTGAATCAAAGGATGGAGTATGAACGTCTGGTGGAGGTTCTCTATGGTTTATATCTATGATTAAAGGTCTATTGGCTGTATCGAAATCAACAATGAAATTGTCTCCGCCTCTTAGATTTCTCAATCTGGAAAAATTGTTGTAGTTGCCGCTGAAATTATCATTTTTGAGAAGCATCTCATGGGAAACCTTTAAATCCTGTATCTTGTTGTTTTCTTCAACTCTCCTGTAAGCAAAGATATAAAGCATCGACAGGCTGCACACTATGATAAGTATAACAGCAGTAAATGTCATCCATATTCTCATTGCAAGTGATCTAAATTTAAATATCTTCTTCATGATTTACACACCAATTTATAACCGTATCCGTATACGGTCTCTATATTCAATCTATCTACTTTCTTCCTGAGCCTTCTTATGGTGTCGTCAACAACCCTGTCTGAGCCAAAGTAGTCTTCACCCCAGACATTATTCAATATCTGGTCTCTTGACACGACGATATTTTTATTTTTCACAAGATAACAAAAAAGCTCATACTCCTTATTTGTAAGCTGTATCTCATCTTCACCTAAAAAAACAGTCCTTTGCTTCTCACTCAATGTATAATCGCCTACTTGCATAATGTCATCGCTGCCATCCTCTTCTTTTCCGTATATCCTCTCCATAAGCTTATTTGTCCTAATGACAAGCTCACGCGGCAAAAAAGGCTTAGGAAGATAATCGTCACTACCAAGCTCTAAGCCTACCACCCTGTCAAGCTCCTCATTTCTGGCAGACATGAAGATGACAGGTGTGAACTTGCTGTGCTCCTTTATGGCTTTTATAAGCTCATAGCCATCTACATCAGGAAGCATTATGTCAAGTATCCATAAATCTGGCATATCATTTATTCTCTCCATTGCAGTACTACCATCAAAAAATGTAGTGACATTATAACCTTCCCTCTCAAGGTACTTCTGCAAAAGTAGATTAAGGCTCTTCTCATCTTCTACCAGATATATCTTTCTGGACAATCTCATCACCAGCTTTTACACTATACTTACTTCGTCTATTATTTTATCATATAAAAATAACAAATGTTTAAAGAAATTGTGTGAAATGTGTGTGAAAATAAAAAAGCATGGCGAATAGATAAAAGTTCGCCATGTTTCGGTAAAAATGATTCTTTTTTAGGCATAAAAAAGTCCTCCAAAGGAGGAGGACTTTTTTATTTTATTGAAGAACTATGAGCACTACTCTGCCAGAAGCATCTTCATAAATCTTTGCGTTCTGAGTACCACTCAATCCATTCAAACCAACAAGCTGATAAGCAGAATTTACTGTGTCATACTTAACAACTGTTACATTGCTGCTTAATGCTAAATTACCATGAGCAGTTGTTGTTATACCACTTGAGCTATGTCCAGTAATAGTATCAGTAATTGGAGTTCCTGAGAATGGTGATACACCAATCACAACATTATTGCTGTCCAACGACAATACGTACGGAGTTGTATTGCTTGAATTATCATTAACAACTGGTTTTGTAGCTATGCTTGTATTTGTTGTATATGTCTGCTGTGAACCATTAGCAAGCACTGTTAATGTATATGTTGTTCCATTACTTGTAGTCGTTGATGTTACACCAGTAACAATCGCATATAATGTTGAATTAGTTGAACTTGTTGATAATGATGAATTATCAACAACTAATGCACTCAAGTTGCCATAGCTATCAGCAATATAGCCCTTTACATTTAATGATGTCACATTGATGTCAGATGGCTTAACAACATTATCACTATTGTTATATACATTTATAACAACAGTAGATGGATTCATATAATATGTGCCACCATTCACTGTTAACTTAGTATTTGTTGTATCATAATTAGATGCAACCTCTGGTATCCTAGTTGCTGTTAGGCTTACAATGTTATTATTTGAATCTAAGCTATAACTTACTAGATCTCCTATTCTTACATCAGTAGATGTTGAAACTTTAGTTGTATCTATTGTATATGTCTTTGTACTACCATCTGATGTAAATAACTTGATTTGTGGATTAACTGCATTTAAGCTATCAACAGCTAATACAACCGCATAGTTAGTAGAAGCTGATGTGCCTATGAAAGCAGCAATCTTACCATCTTTGTCAAGTGCAAATGTTCCGTTGTCATTAACATTTGGTGTGTAATTACCTGATACAGTGTAATTTGTACCATTGATTGTTACTGTGTAAGTACCATCACTTGCCTGAGAAACTTGTGTTACTGTACCTTGTACACTATTTCTTACATCAAGAAGCGTAACTTTTGTTCCATCTGCACTTACAGCATAATACAATACATCATTTGCTTTAATATCAGCTAAGTTAGAAACAGAACCAGTTACATTTACTGTCTTTATTGAACCACCAGCTACCTGCCAGCTACCTGCAGATGTGCTAATATAACTATCACCTGATTTTACATCTGTAGAAACTGTTGCAGGACCATATTTAAATGCATTTGTTACAACAACATAATCGTAACTTCCATCATTATTGTTATCAACTAATTTTACGTTTGAACCATTGTATATTACTACACCTGATGCTCCCAACGTTGTCTTAACACCATTATATACTACCGGTGTTGTTGATGGCAAACTAATAACATTACCATTTTGGTCATACACTACATTTGCAACATTATTTGCATTGTCGGATGTAAATGTATTATCGTTTGAAACAACATCCACACTTACAGGATTTCCAGATTTATCCGAATATACATTTACTAAGTCCCCTAAATATTTGTTAAAATCAACACTACCAGCATTTATTGTAGTAGGTGTCTTGAAAGAAATCACACCTGTTGAACTTGTACCAGCAATTGCTTGTACTTTTACTTGCCCAGCTGGTACCGAGCTATCTACATCTGGTGTTGCAACTACTAAATATTCTGTCACATTAGTAGCTTTTGATATCAACTTTGTACCCGAATCAACTTCATTGCCATTGCTGTCATATTTATTGATATCGAGATCTAATGCATTGTTTATAAGCATAGCCATTTGGCCACGATTTATTGTTGCATTAGCCGCAAGTGTAACACCATTTGTGATACCTACATTTGTAGCTTTAGCTATTACGCCATACGGCCATGAATAATCTGCTGTATACCCTAATGCTCTCAATATCAAAGCAAGAGCTTCTGGATATGTTACAGCATTGTCTGGCTTAAATGTTCCATCTGGATAGCCACTTGGATCAGCAATATTTATATCGCCTGATGCCCAATAGCTTGCTGGAACATCTTTAAACTTTGTTGGACCTACTGCTAATTGAGCAGCTTGTTGTAAACCTTCTGCTGCATTAACAAAAGCGATCATCTGTGCTCTTGTCACAACACCGTTAGGTTGATATGTGCCATCTGGCATGCCAGATACTAAACCTAACGATTGCAGACGAGCAACTGCACTCGCATACGGTGCACTACTGCTCACATCGGAGAATGTTCCTGCAAAGCCTACTGCCATTGCACTGAACACCAATGTGAACGTGAGAACCACTGCTATTAACTTTTTAAGGTTCTTCATGGAATAAATCCTCCTCCTTAATATATAGTGTATATTTTTCTTTTGAAAGGTGGTACCTTCCAAAAAGCTTTTGACTATGTAAGCTGGCTCTTTGCCAACCTGAGTTAATTATATCATCGTGTCAATCATGAAGTCAATAAATGTTACCATTTTGTAATAAATCTGTAATAATCGATTAACAATGCTTATGCCGCCAAATAGTGCATTAATTAGATATATACGACAAACTTTTAAAATATCCTTCTTAAATTTAACATAAAATTATTAACAAATTACTCCAAAATTGGTGCAACTTTTATTTCGAACATCCTGCTCCATGGATATTCTACATCTGCGCCTTTTATCTTGACCCCGCAATCATCGTATATAGACATAAGCGTATCAAGATACGGTTTCATCTTTTCTCTTAGCACTGCGTCTGCTTCACTTTTGTTTGTCAATTTGTCTGGGTTTAACCCATTTGATTTTGCCCAATTTTGCATCGCATCTCTCACTATGCTCTGGTATATGTAGTCGTCAGCATATCTTATGAATGTAAATGCATAGTAGTATTTCTGCATATCTTCGAAATCTTTTTTATCCTTTGTCGTACCAATATATGATTTTATGCTTAACTCTGATACTACTGTCCCTATAGTGTTGCTGGGGGTATTCCACCCAGAATATGCATCAATAAGCTTTATAAGTTTATCTTTAAGTATTTCTTCTACAAGATCTTTGTCACCTCCGTTTGTTTTGGCTACGTCTGCTACACCAAAATTTTGTCCACTAATTTTATATTTGCTTACTACATTTTTTATTCCTGTTTTATAATTTTTGTGCATGTGAATGTAGATGATATTTTTCGCGTCTTGCGACACCACTCCACCTATGTATCCTATTTTCTCCTCTGTTATCTCTTTTACTGTCCCACCTTCAAAAGGCAGATAACTATTTTCATCGCCGCTTTCCTCGTACACTATCTTGTAAGATGGTTTTAAGCCATTTTCTTCATTCAATATTTTTGCGACAGTCATCATGCTTATTTCGTCTGCGCCATGAAGCATATAGACATTTTTATAGCCTTTTATAGCGGTTTTTAAGTCGTCGTAGGAATATTTAAGCATGCTCTTCATCGTGGTATCGTCAAGTCCGATTGTAAAAGTGACATTTGGCTTTAAATTTGACGCTATTTGTTCATTTATAATGACTTCTGATGCTATTACAGCTATGTAATTAAATAAATAAGAAGGTATGTTTGCTTTCAATCTCTTAAGTGTTTTTGTATCATTCTCTGATATGGCTTTCTTTATTTGATTATAATAACCTATATTAGCGCTATTCTGGACGTATATTGTGTCCTGCTGATAAAGAACTGGTGATACCTGCGGCATTATAGATATTAAAAAAAGCCTTTTATCTCCTGACAAGCCTATTATCTCTTTTAATCTTTCAAGGCTTTCTTTGTAATTAATATCATTTACATAATTTCGCGACCCTATAAGCCCACCTGATATAAATTGATTTGTAGATATTATTATAGCGCTTACGTCAGGTCTTTCTACAGATCCTTTAAGCCAATCATAAATCATATCTTGATTGCTTTTTTTCTTGTAATCATCAAGAGCATCCATAGGAGGCACTAATAGCTCTTTTCCGCCTGCCTTTGCCAATATCTCTACATTTTGAAGAGATACAGGCCTTGTATCAAGAGGTATAAAAACTATCTTGTCTTTTGACACATATTTCATACTGTCTTTATAAGATGTGTCAATGGAAACTATGCTTACTGTCATCATAAGTATCATTATGAATGCAAAAAATTTCTTCATTGTCACTTATTTCTCCTTTTATCATTTATCAGCTATTATGTACGCTTCTATATTATTTTACAATATGTTGTGATATAATGCTATTGCGAGGTGAAATAAGTGAAAAAGTTCGTGATTGTATTTTCTCTAATAATGATAATTGCCGCATTCGGTTTTTATAGATATGAGAAAGCTGAAAATTTAAAAAAGTGCGTTCCTGTACTTATGTATCACAACATCTACGCTGGAAATATCCCTCCCAACAAAAGCGGCGTCCTTATCACTCCACAAAACTTTGAAAAGCAGATTTTGTACCTTAAAGGACATGGGTATGAAACTATAACCGTTGAGGACTTGTATAATTTTATGAAGTACGGCAAAATGCTTCCAAAGAAGCCTATACTTATAACATTTGACGACGGATATTTGGGGAACTATAAATATGCTTATCCATTGTTCAAAAAAATCGGTTATAAAGGTGTCATAAATGTCATAGTAAAAAATGTGCCATCTCCTACCAACAAAGTGGTGACTCCATATCCGCATTTTGACTGGATAGAAGCAAGGGAGATGTCTTCAAGCGGTGTAATGGAGATTGAAAGCCATACTTACGATTCCCACAGGTATGCCAAAAGCGGAAATCACGATATACCTATGCTATCAGGACCTATAGATATAGGCGGAAGGCTCGAAACTATGGATGAATACAGAGAAAGGATAAAGAATGATCTTTCAAAAGCAAAAATGGAAATAGAAAAAAATTTAGGGAAAGAAGTTATTGCTTTAGCATACCCATATGGCGTCGGCAGCAATACGTCTAAAGATGTGGCTGCGTCATTAGGGTATAAAGTGATATTTACTATGGAAGAAGGCGTCAATGTGTATAAAGGCGACACATACGCTGTAAAGCGTATAACAGTGAGAAATACCGATACAGGTGAAGATATAGTGAAAAAGATAGAGGCGTATGAAGGAAAGTGATGAAGCATCATTTGCCGACGACAACCGCGGCAAATTTGTGCTTTTTAATAGACATTGCAAAAATATATGACACTACATAAATTATAACAAATGTCATTATTATGTAAATATCGTATAGATATTGATTGCCTGTATTTAAAAAGTGATTTAGCACATCTAAAAAGAGCGGATGGGACAGATATATGCCAAATGAAAGCTTGCCTGTATTTGACAATAAGCCGCTTAAAGCATGGTAATTTAATATTTTCGTCGATAAAGCGAAAAAAAAACAACAATGCCACAAGCGTAAACGCATAATAATAAATATTGTACAGATTAGAGTCTATCTGTTTATCTGCAAATACTTTTAATGATATATCAATAAAAAGATAGCCAAATACAATTACAGCAAAAAACGAATTAAGCAATTTTTTATGGTAATATTTTCCCCACTCACGTATGTTTTCACCGACATACATACCTGCGATTATAAACGATATGTAAGTTATAAAAAGATCGCCAGAATTTTGGTAATATCTACTTATGAAGTATTTGAACAGCAATATACTCCCTGCCTGAAATATTATAATAGATAACACTATCGTATGTATGTTTTTATTTATAAGTCTATATATATATAAAGCAGTACAGGAAACAAAACATATAGTTGCACTATTATGACTATGAAATAAAGATGGTAGAACATGCCACCAAACAAGATATTTTTAATTGTCAATATCGATCTTAATGGCACATGATGCGCTATGTACAAATATGCACCGTATATTATTGTCCAGACAGCATACAGCATCAATACGTTTTTAAGCCGTTTTTTATAAAATAACCTCCAATCACACCCATCGCCGTAATTGTACATGAGAAGCATGGCTGATGCGAATATAAAAGCTGGAACTGCAAACTGTGAAAGCCTGTTTATAATAGCAAATATGATATAAGATAAAGATAATTTGTTTAATTGAACAACTGCATTTGAAGTAGTATGTATCATCAAAACCGCTATTATAGATATACCCTTCAATACATCAATCTCGTCTATCCGTGATTTTGTCATTAATCTCTCTCCTTGAAAATATCATGTGCAACTCATATTAGTTTCTCACCTAAAAACACGCCTATAGAATTTATGTATTTTTTAAAGTCAATTAAATTATTTTGTAGGATACTATAAATTTCTTCCTCATTAACATCATCATAAAAATGTACGATTCTATTGCGAAATTTCGCCATTTGCTTATATGTATTTACCATATCAATAGGCAGAATATTGTATTTCCCTAAAATTTCAAAAGTATCAGCATAAGTCTTTGGGGAATCTAATCCCTTCCTTGATATGATATGATTCCCTATATCTATCATCGCCTCTATAGCTATTTGCAAATTATATTTAGCAGAATCATAATATATAAAATCTGATACAAATTCCTTTGGCTTTAAATTTGCTAGTTCTTCAAGATTCTTTATGCAATTTCTTATGATAGTTATTTTTTTTAGAATTTTTTCAATATCATAGGGCATTTTCATTCAGTCCTTTCAAATAATCGTCGTAAAAAAATTTCATTGTTATTCCATAATCACCGTAAAATTTAAAAACATTTTCTTTAAAATCAGCTAATTGTAAATAATCCCTGCAATACAATAGATCTCCTGTATAGATTACCTTATGTTTAAACTCAAGAGATGCTTTGTTTAGATTTATTAAATCTATATCATCTGTGCCTAATACTTCCGAAAATTTTACTTCTAAGGAAAGCTCATCATTAAGGCTTGGCATACGTTCATATAAAACGGCAAAATCAATGTCACTATTGTCATTTTGATATTCCGTCCCATACGATCCAAAGATGTACAAAGCTAATATATTGGGATTTTGTTTTACATAATCCACAAGCAAATCAATCTGTTTTTTTATATTTGTTAAATTTCTCATAATTATCACCGTTTATTAATTTTCATTGTCATTATATCACAAAAAAGGTACAAATCAAAAAAGGACCCAAAAGCGGATCCTTTTATTTCATTAATAATGCCGCAGCTATGAAATCCCTGAATAGTGGATGTGGTCTTAATGGCCTTGATTTAAACTCTGGATGGAATTGTGATGCTACAAAGTATGGATGATCTTTTACTTCTATTATCTCTACAAGGCGGTCATCTGGCGACAAACCTGACAGTACAAGTCCTTTTGATGTGAGAAGCTCCCTATATTCATTGTTAAACTCGTATCTGTGTCTGTGGCGTTCATATATAAGCTCGTCTTTGTAAGCTTCATATGCCTTTGTGCCTTCTTTTAGCTTGCAAGGATATAACCCAAGCCTCATTGTGCCACCTTTTTCATCTATGTCTTTCTGTTCAGGCATAAGGTCGATGACAGGGTATGGTGTCGCGCCGTTAAACTCTGTAGAATGGGCGTTTTTAAGTCCTGCTACATTTCTTGCAAATTCTATAACAGCGCACTGCATTCCCAAGCAAAGTCCTAAGTACGGTATCTTGTTTTCTCTGGCGTACTGAGCTGCCCTTATCTTCCCTTCTACGCCCCTATCGCCAAATCCTCCAGGCACAAGGATGCCTTTTGCACCTTTTAAAAGTTCATCAACCGTATCGTCATTTACATTTTCAGAGTTTACCCATCTTATCTTGACATTGGCATCATTGTATATGCCTGCGTGTCTTAACGACTCTACAACGCTTATATATGCGTCGTGCAGCTCGACGTATTTGCCAACTAAAGCAATCTCTACTTCTCTTTTTAGATTTTTCTCTTTTTCAACAAATGCTCTCCATTCCTTAAGATCAGGTTCATCAGCCGGCAGATTAAGCCTATTTATGACGTATTCATCTACTTTTTGCCTGTCAAGCTCCAACGGTACTTCATAGATGGAGTCTACATCGATATTTTCAATGACAGCATCTGGCTTAACATTGCAAAACATGCCTATCTTTTCTTTTATATCATCTGTAAGAGGAAATTCTGTCCTGCAGACGATCATATCTGGCTGTATACCAATAGATCTCAATTCCTTTACGCTGTGCTGTGTAGGCTTTGTCTTAAGTTCACCGGTTTTGCCGAGGTGCGGTACAAGTGTAACGTGTATGAACATGACATTGTCTTTTCCTTCTTCAACACCTATCTGCCTTATAGCCTCCAAAAACGGCAAACTTTCTATATCTCCTACAGTGCCACCTATCTCTACGATGACACAATCAACGTTTTGCTCTTTCCCTACCCGCCTTATCCTGTCTTTTATCTCATTTGTAATGTGGGGAATTACTTGAACTGTTGCGCCTAAATAATCGCCTTTTCTCTCCTTTGATATGACAGACCAGTACACCTTACCTGTCGTTATATTGCTGCTTTTTGTAAGGTTTATATCGATAAATCTTTCATAATGGCCAAGATCTAAGTCCGTTTCTGCACCGTCTTCAGTGACAAATACTTCGCCATGCTGGTATGGGCTCATTGTCCCCGGATCTATGTTTATATACGGATCGCATTTTATCACCGCCACGCTAATACCGCGGCTTTTTAATAGCCTCCCTAATGACGCTGCTGTAATTCCTTTGCCTAATGATGACACAACACCGCCCGTCACAAATATATACTTCGACATCATCTCACCTCATCTTTTATTTTATCTTATATCGAACGCAAAATGCATTTAATTAAGTGAAAGGCATTAAAAAAATCTCTATTCTTAAAAATAGAGACTCTTATCCCTTTAATTTTTTGATGGTTTTTTAAATTTTCTTCGATAATGACTCATTCAAAACACCCCAATAATATAAATACTTTTATATTATATATAAGATTTTTTTGAATGTAAAGGGGGTTGAAAAATAAAATAATATGGTATAATATATATAGACAAATTTAAAGCCTGTGGACACTTTGCAAAGAAAAAGGTGAGGATGGTACCCTCACCTTTTTCTCGACTATGTACATATCACTTTGTGTACCACTTAATTATTATCTCTAATAACTTAAGCAGTATTTCTGTGATCCTGTACCAGTCTATTGGGCGGTTTTCTCTCCGCCCTTTGCCACCTGTAGACACTTTGCCACCTCCTTTCTTGGAGGCTATCATTATTATATCATACGTTTTCTTACGTTGTTGCAATGTTTTTGTTTTGATATTATAATTAGTTTATCAATGTAAAGGGGGAAAATATATGCCATCAGATTATCACGTACACATAGAAAGAGGACCGTACACGATTGATTGGCTTAAAAAA contains:
- a CDS encoding CTP synthase, with product MSKYIFVTGGVVSSLGKGITAASLGRLLKSRGISVAVIKCDPYINIDPGTMSPYQHGEVFVTEDGAETDLDLGHYERFIDINLTKSSNITTGKVYWSVISKERKGDYLGATVQVIPHITNEIKDRIRRVGKEQNVDCVIVEIGGTVGDIESLPFLEAIRQIGVEEGKDNVMFIHVTLVPHLGKTGELKTKPTQHSVKELRSIGIQPDMIVCRTEFPLTDDIKEKIGMFCNVKPDAVIENIDVDSIYEVPLELDRQKVDEYVINRLNLPADEPDLKEWRAFVEKEKNLKREVEIALVGKYVELHDAYISVVESLRHAGIYNDANVKIRWVNSENVNDDTVDELLKGAKGILVPGGFGDRGVEGKIRAAQYARENKIPYLGLCLGMQCAVIEFARNVAGLKNAHSTEFNGATPYPVIDLMPEQKDIDEKGGTMRLGLYPCKLKEGTKAYEAYKDELIYERHRHRYEFNNEYRELLTSKGLVLSGLSPDDRLVEIIEVKDHPYFVASQFHPEFKSRPLRPHPLFRDFIAAALLMK